The proteins below come from a single Triticum aestivum cultivar Chinese Spring chromosome 5D, IWGSC CS RefSeq v2.1, whole genome shotgun sequence genomic window:
- the LOC123122958 gene encoding BTB/POZ domain-containing protein At5g66560 has translation MMQGSRKAKGKREVAREEQPQQHSPKGQAWFCTTGLPSDVVIEVGDMTFHLHKFPLMSKSKKIHDLIMNKESSLARHAGGGEEEEEDEGAGEIREEQVVLEADEEADAHRIRLPDFPGGAEAFELAAKFCYGVKLDLTPATAAPLRCAAERLGMSDDHAEDNLVSRADRFMSHTVLRNPRDAIRALKSCEDLLPLADDLGLVSRCVDAIAAKAAASTPTALFGWPINDAGAADRPRHKKNAGAGATSTLFDDLAGLSLATFTRVIAAMRERGVGPEVLEGALIAYAKRSIPGLSRSDRHTGGGGAAAAAAPRSADGDQKALLETVIVNLPEETIKSSAHTGTVVGATTARVLFGLLRTANILQASEASRDMLERRVASRLPDAAVDDLLIPSYSYLVETLYDVECVERIVRHFLEGRGGVEEVDEEGSEAETPGREASRRAMLAVGRLMDAYLGEIATDANLKTDKFCDLAWALPDGARVYDDGLYRAVDIYIKAHPALREEEKEKVSGVVDGRKLTLEACTHAAQNERLPLRTVVQVLFFEQLQLRRAIARTIVANEGGAAGQGEEDGDSDGGRTWRVATRGNQMLRLDMDSMRNRVQELERECTTMRKAIQKIDRRGGAAGDRGAAAPAAEGRWGSMVTKRFGCKFPAQVCQSQPRSVVARPRRARIEQSP, from the exons GTTCTGCACCACGGGGCTGCCCAGCGACGTCGTGATCGAGGTGGGCGACATGACCTTCCATCTCCACAAG TTCCCGCTAATGTCGAAGAGCAAGAAGATCCACGACCTGATTATGAACAAGGAATCGAGCCTGGCGAGGCATGCcgggggaggggaggaggaagaggaggatgaggGGGCAGGGGAGATCAGGGAGGAGCAGGTGGTGctggaggcggacgaggaggccgACGCGCACCGCATCCGCCTCCCGGACTTCCCCGGCGGCGCCGAGGCGTTCGAGCTGGCCGCCAAGTTCTGCTACGGCGTCAAGCTCGACCTCACGCCGGCCACCGCCGCGCCGCTGCGCTGCGCCGCCGAGCGCCTCGGCATGTCCGACGACCACGCAGAGGACAACCTCGTCTCCCGCGCCGACCGCTTCATGTCGCACACCGTGCTCAGGAACCCCAGGGACGCCATCCGCGCGCTCAAGTCCTGCGAGGACCTCCTCCCCCTCGCCGACGACCTCGGCCTCGTGTCCCGCTGCGTGGACGCCATTGCGGCCAAGGCCGCCGCGTCCACGCCCACCGCGCTCTTCGGCTGGCCCATCAACGACGCGGGAGCCGCCGACCGCCCCCGCCACAAGAAAAATGCCGGCGCCGGGGCCACGTCCACgctgttcgacgacctcgccggctTGTCCCTGGCCACGTTCACCCGTGTCATTGCCGCCATGAGGGAGCGGGGCGTCGGCCCGGAGGTCCTCGAGGGGGCTCTCATTGCCTACGCCAAGCGGTCCATCCCCGGGCTGTCACGCTCTGACCGGCACACAGGCGGTGGCGGCGCCGCCGCGGCTGCCGCCCCCCGGTCAGCGGATGGCGACCAGAAGGCGCTTCTCGAGACCGTCATTGTCAACCTCCCCGAGGAGACCATCAAGAGCAGTGCCCACACCGGCACGGTAGTGGGCGCCACCACCGCGCGCGTCCTGTTCGGCCTCCTGCGCACGGCAAACATTCTCCAGGCATCAGAGGCTTCCCGTGACATGCTGGAGCGGCGCGTGGCCTCCAGGCTACCCGACGCGGCCGTCGACGACCTGCTCATCCCGAGCTACTCGTACCTGGTGGAGACGCTCTACGACGTGGAGTGCGTGGAGCGCATCGTGCGGCACTTCCTCGAGGGCCgaggcggcgtcgaggaggtcgacgaggagggcAGCGAGGCGGAGACGCCGGGCAGAGAGGCCAGCAGACGAGCCATGCTGGCCGTGGGCAGGCTGATGGACGCCTACCTGGGGGAGATCGCCACGGACGCCAACCTGAAGACGGACAAGTTCTGCGACCTCGCCTGGGCATTGCCGGACGGCGCCCGCGTCTACGACGACGGCCTTTACCGTGCCGTCGACATCTACATCAAG GCACATCCAGCgctgagggaggaggagaaggagaaggtgaGCGGCGTGGTGGACGGGCGCAAGCTGACGCTAGAGGCGTGCACGCACGCGGCGCAGAACGAACGGCTGCCGCTGCGGACGGTGGTGCAGGTGCTCTTCTTCGAGCAGCTCCAGCTGCGCCGGGCCATCGCGCGGACGATCGTGGCGAATGAAGGCGGTGCGGCAGGCCAAGGAGAGGAAGACGGCGACAGTGATGGCGGCCGGACATGGCGGGTGGCGACGAGGGGGAACCAAATGCTCAGGCTGGACATGGACAGCATGCGGAACCGGGTGCAGGAGCTGGAGCGCGAGTGCACCACCATGAGGAAAGCCATCCAGAAGATAGACCGCCGAGGCGGCGCCGCCGGGGACAGAGGAGCGGCGGCACCGGCCGCGGAGGGCAGGTGGGGCTCAATGGTGACCAAGAGGTTCGGATGCAAGTTCCCGGCGCAGGTCTGCCAGTCACAGCCGCGGTCCGTGGTGGCGCGGCCTCGCCGGGCACGGATTGAGCAGAGCCCCTGA
- the LOC123122959 gene encoding uncharacterized protein, with protein MLISPGLAAPAASHPSHFLTAASLGDRATLGGLVQPAATTSKTRCYSRSRSRPLLRCATADATSVAGSVSTSDTQCGLDRDELRGVCQEPDLEGAVNLLDEMLRRRGGNGSSGQLAPEEQAAVLQCYVDALSLASLRRGHRLLSKSTSRYSGIAAPIVHRIATLYCKLGAPADARRVLEGASRPAPGKPADAAQAKRKEAYEKVRELHEEIRAAGYVPDTRFVLHDIDEAAKERALMYHSERLAIAFGLVSTPPGTPLRVMKNLRICGDCHSAVKLIAKVTGREIIVRDNKRFHHFKDGGCSCGDYW; from the coding sequence ATGCTAATATCTCCAGGACTCGCGGCACCGGCGGCGTCTCACCCGTCCCATTTCCTCACCGCCGCCAGCCTCGGCGACCGCGCTACTCTAGGCGGCCTCGTTCAACCGGCCGCAACGACGTCGAAGACCCGCTGCTACAGCCGCAGTCGCAGCCGCCCGCTGCTCCGCTGTGCGACCGCCGACGCCACTTCTGTTGCGGGCAGCGTATCGACCAGTGACACTCAGTGCGGCCTGGACCGCGACGAGCTCCGCGGGGTCTGCCAAGAGCCCGACCTCGAGGGAGCAGtcaacctgctcgacgaaatgcttcGCCGGAGGGGAGGCAACGGCTCGTCGGGCCAACTCGCGCCGGAAGAGCAGGCAGCGGTCCTCCAGTGCTACGTCGACGCGCTCTCGCTGGCCTCCCTCAGACGAGGCCACCGCCTGCTCTCCAAGTCCACGTCCCGGTACTCCGGGATCGCCGCGCCCATCGTGCACAGGATCGCCACGCTGTACTGCAAGCTCGGCGCCCCCGCCGACGCGCGCCGCGTCCTCGAGGGAGCGTCGAGGCCGGCGCCGGGGAAGCCCGCGGACGCGGCGCAGGCCAAGCGGAAGGAGGCCTACGAGAAGGTTCGCGAGCTGCACGAGGAAATACGCGCGGCGGGGTACGTGCCGGACACCCGCTTCGTGCTGCACGACATCgacgaggccgccaaggagcgcgCGCTCATGTACCACAGCGAGCGCCTGGCCATCGCCTTCGGGCTGGTGAGCACGCCGCCCGGCACGCCGCTGCGGGTCATGAAGAACCTCCGCATCTGCGGGGACTGCCACAGCGCCGTCAAGCTCATCGCCAAGGTGACCGGCCGCGAGATCATCGTCAGGGACAACAAGCGGTTCCACCATTTCAAGGACGGCGGCTGCTCCTGCGGGGATTACTGGTGA